In Bacillus rossius redtenbacheri isolate Brsri chromosome 11, Brsri_v3, whole genome shotgun sequence, the DNA window tgaaatggaaggagttggaagttcacctgaactgtaaagcaaccatcgatcagaaacaacaagaagttttcgaaagtgaggagaagaagtggagggatgtactgtacaggttgctgaatattatccagttcttagccaaacagaatctggccttcagaggacatcgagaagacattcgaggagatgatagtggcaatcgcgggaactttctggagttagtgcacctcctagctaaatacgaacctcttctaatggaacacctgacaaagataaagctgggagcaagactctcagtttcgtatctatctccagaaacccagaatgaatttataaacttactgggacagcaagttcgatccaccatcatccgtcgtattcaagaagctaaatattattacgtaatcttcgacagtacaccagacatctcccacaatgaccaaatgagccaagttctgcgatacatacatatcgaaggagaaaaagtcgccgtggtagaatctttcattgacttcttcgaaccaaaaggaaaaaatgcagaagatctcagcaacgatataatcgcgaagataacatcagacggactggacatacagaatctgagaggacaggcttatgacaatgctgacACAAtttcagggatccacaatggagttcaagcccggattaaagcactgaatccgaaagctatattcgttgcatgcacaaaccacttaCTAAaattggctggggtacacgctgcttctgaatcagtggattccgtgacgttttttggacctctggagaagctgtttgccttcttttccgcatcaactgttcgatggaacgctttggttgccgtcacaggtcaagcagtaaaacgagtcactgaaacgcgctggagcgctagacatgtagctgtcaagatgcttaaaaataagtttgaggtagttcttgaggtactggaacaataattaacagattcatctcaaacttccgaaacaagatcgggagccattcttctcctgacagccatgcagtaatttaacttcctaacttttcttggcttttgggctgcagtgctacctgaagtagatgacgcacagatttacctgcagcaacgaggactaagtgtggataagtgtgctcagaaactctgcgctttgaaaaccctcttagtggaaagtagagaccgtttcgtgcaagaagtaatcgactttgctaagactctctgcgaaaaactcggaatcgaactcaaaacgagaagaattcgcaggaaaaaacgcatgcatagcgatgaatcttctgaagatgcagctttgtctcacgaacaggaaatccgtcgagagattatcgcatcattcgacaagatcattcaagaaatgacgactcgattccagcaaattcaagaaatatcggacaagtcagccagcgaaacttttggacagcaagttcaagtgtgatctttcccatgtattagaagacatcgacaaggacgagtttcagatggagcggaagcgtcttcagcagtttgttgttgttgcctgttctgaatcagaggaagatataagtggtaaaggaccactggagctcctccagttcattcaaaaactgaatctcggaatttcggttccaaatatagtcatcttgattcgtatatatttgactttggcgattagtgttgcaagttgtgagagaagtttttcgaagtttaagctaataaaaaattacctcaggtCTTCTATGAGCTCCgttagactatcaaacttggctatattgtcgattgaacaagaattggctgctaatattgattttgacaaagttatttctgacttcgctgctcataagtcccgtagaatccgcttgtaaaaccgctcatcctattttaacttcaataaaaggtatctcattgcatgtgaaatttaattttaattaagcacctatagaatgggggcggcaaaatgggtctcccgccccaggcgccgagatggcacgctacgccactgcagtcGAGACAAAATCGAATAAAGCTCCGAACATCAGCATGAAGCTCGGGCCAAAACAGGTGCCCTGAAATTCTGCGAAAAGTTTTATCTATTCCTAGATGACCACCTAGGAGAGATGCATGAAAATAGGTAAACACCATAGGCCTCAAGACAGCTGGAACAAAAGCCTTTCGGGCTCTGCCAGAAGTTCCTGTAAAATACAACATAACACTTTCCTCAACGCTTCTTATCATGAAGATATCTCAGCACCTGCTGGCAGAGGGGTCCTTATTCTGACATTCCTTGATGTTAAAATAggattcaggaaaaaatttaaaggcAGTAATAAATTTAGTAGCGTCAGAAGAGCGAGGCTCCAAAGGCTCGAATTCATCGGTGCAAAACATGCGAGAGAGAGAGTCAGCTATAACATTATCTTTGCCTGGAATGTGATGGATGACAAACTGAAACCgtgataacctcaaaatccaGCGACCCAGCTTACCCAGCTGATGGGGATGATTAAACACCCAACTAAGGGCTCGGTTGTCGGTAAATAAATCAAACTCCCGAGCATCAagataactttcaaatttttctagGCTGAACAGGCAAGCTAAGACCTCCTTCTCATAGACACCTAATCGCTGCTCAGACTCTGATAGCGAGCGACTATCATAGGAAATCGGCCTAATCTGGCCTTCCTCAAGGTGTCCTAGAATGGCTCCAAGCGCATTTTTGAGGCATCAACCTGAACGGCAAACCGTTTACTAAAATCGGGTAGAATGAGCACTGGGGGAGAAGCCATAGAAAACTTCAGCGCCTGAAAATATTTCTCTTGTTCGGGGCCCCACTCAAAAACTGAATCCTTCTTACGCAAAATATTTAAAGGAGCAGATAAAGAAGCAAAATTATAAATGAATCTGGAAAAATAACCTAACATACCTAAGAAATGCTGAACTCCCTTTAAATTGACAGGCCTATGAAACTGGACGATAGGGGTGATCTTGTCAGGATCCATCAGGAGGGTACCGTGTGaaataacataacctaaaaatttaacagatGTTTTTCCTAATGTAACCTTCTTCGGGTTAACAGTGAGATTGGCCCCTTGTAAACTATAAAGGACTTCAGTCAGGTGAGTAATGTGATCCTCAAAGGTGTTACTGTAAACAATGATGtcatcgacataattaaacacataatcaTATTTAAGATCAGATATAACATGATCAAGGATCCGGCTCATAGCCTGACTGCCAAAACTAACACCCATTGGCACactattaaattcaaaatggccaaaaggaGTTGAAAATGCTGTATACTTGCGGCAACTAGGATCTAGCCGGCACTGGTGAAAACTTTGATTCAAATCAATAACCGAAAAATATCTACCCTTATCTAGATGCTGAAGGGCAGACTTGACAGTAGGGAGAGGATAAACATCGTATTTAGTAATTTTATGGTCCAGAGGAATGTAATTGTGCACCATGTGCCAGCTCGCGCCGTCTTTTTTACGCACTATAAAATTAGGAGTGcaaaaatcagatgtagaaggtGAAATTACACCAGCAGCCAAGAGCTTATTCACGATGTCAtgcatggcctgaagtttagggGGAGAAACCTTGAGATATTTAGCGTGAACAGGAACTTCATCCTTTAAATAGAATTTAAAGGGCAAAATGTCACAACATCCTAATTAGGAGTGATAACATCGGAAAAGGCGTGAACTGGGTCGGCCATAGCCTTCCCTTGAGCAATGCTTTCAGCATCGCGGCACTCAAAGATATCAGAATTACTAGGTTGCGAACGTAAAGGAACCTTCACAGAAGGGCGAAATCAAAACGGAGCTCACGCTGGCCCACATCCAGGATGCAGCGACTCTTGCTCAAAAAATCTAAgcccaaaataaaattaggtgaaaGACCAGGAACAAAAAGAAACTTGCCAttccaggaaaaatgtttaatcttaaaGTGAATAACCACGAATGTATTTGCGCGAAGACACTCGCCATTCGCCACGCAAATGTTAATCTGGTTTTCAGAAAATTCACGAAAAGAAAATTTAGGAAATGTTTTGATTAAGGTCTGGAGAAATGTCTCACTAATGGCCGAGCATGTAGCACCGGTATCAACAAGAGCCGAAAAGAAATGCTCGTGAATACACACGGGCAAGAAATTCAGAGAAACAGTTAGAGGCTTTCCTATAGAAGCGACAGAAACGACCTCTTTTCCGTCCTATCAATGGCCGTTTCCCGGACAATTACTCCGGTAATGACCCAATCCCCTACAAGAAAAACATTAACGTGCGTTAACGTCAACGCGTGCCTAATCGCAGTCCTGAGTCACGTGTCCAAACACGCAACAATTTGCGCAGCGAGCGCGAGTGAATGTTGGAGCAACCCTGTACCGGCTGCGTAGAAGTGGCAACAGCGTCACCAGTCAACCGCCGGCGCGGCTGGGAAGTGTCAAGAGGTGGGGCAGATGgttgcccgggggggggggggaattatgcTAGCCGCGCCTCCGGCGGGGAAGCGCGCACGCGACCCACTGTCAAATCTAGGTGGTGGGGAATGCCGCGCCCGTGAGCTGTCATGAAGGCGAGGCGAAAAGGTGGAATGCTGATGACTATTATTTTCCTGCGTGCGTAAAACACGAGCGTCAGCATCGTGTGCGTCACTGCCACGAAAATCTGAAGTAACCTGTAGGCTGTGAAATCCCCTGTCACGAACATGTGACACGGACGTAGACCTAGCCTTATATTTAGACACTGCTAATAACCGCGCCTCCACCTCACTACCCCAAGCACGCTAAGCATCAAAGGTGGTAGGTGGAACTAACATACCATAGTGGGTGAGCACATGTGGCGCAAAGTTGCCTAAAATAAGCTTTACTAACTCAGGCTCAGCGATGTAAATTTCCAAAACATCGGCATAGGAAACAACCTCATCAATGTAATGAGTGACTGACTCATTAGGACGCTGAAACCTGAAAATCAAATCGCGCTTACACGCATCCATGACGCGCGACGGACACACAGCACGAAGTACCGTCGTCCTTAAAGTATGAAAATCGACCTTCTGTATGATAGCTTCTGTTAGCCTAGACACATAAATGCCAGTCCACTTACTAAGCAGATCTTTCATAAAGGTGCTAGCTGACACCAAATTCAATTTAGCGAGGCGCTCAGCCTGTAGAAAAAAATCTAGAATAGGCCTAGGCTCACTGCCACTCAACACAGGAAGGGATTTGAAaatagagaaaaataatttttgagaaaAGGAATTATCGGGAGCTGGAATTACTTCCAGTTTGGGCTGCGCCGTCGGAACACCAGACGAGACGTCACTGACCTCGCGTATGAATTGAACGAGCCGGGCGCGCATGTCAGCCATGGTGTCGCTCGCTGCGGCAGGCAGCTGGTTCTCCTCGAGATACAGTATCAGCTCGTCGCGGTGAAGCCGGTAGATCCAACTGACTCCCGAGCTGCTCATGGTCAtgaaagaaaacaagcaaaacacAGCAAAACCACTGCAGAAGTAGAGTAGTGCAGAAGTTGTAGCCGCAGCAACTGGGATACAACTGAAAATGGAGAAATAACGGGGTTCTTTCCATTAAGACCAACTGCAGATATTTGCTGGTGCTGCAAGAAAGAAAGTCAAACGTAACAATCGTAACTATAATTTATTCACAAATTATATAGAGGCAAAACATCCATAATATAAGTTGATTACAGGCAATAAATATGCATTTATCAAGCATTCCCGTGGGAATCATTCACACAGATACACGTTAAAATAATGTTGCGATAATTGGGGCTAGCTGACGATGCGTTGGACATAGCACAAATTTtatgggccgctaggcaacaacaagaaagaaataaattacacttgcaattacataCAATTACTATTACCGTTACGACgtggcttgacaagaagtgttcAAAGCCATCGTGGCGTGCCCATATACAACCACAGACAAACAATATTACATAGGCTACAGGTAGTATACTCGGCATGAGCAAAATATACTAAGGCAAAGAATTAAATTAAGCATTGGCTTGAAGGGTCCAAGATGACTtacaaacattactaaacatggcaaaaatccaaaggtgaaagcgcggccacaacgcgcaagCAAGAAAAAAGAACATACTAATTAAAGGAAATTACAGaagctaagtttcacagccgagtacttaccaacgcgacgccagccccaagttacagccttcgagtcagacgaccgaTAGACTGCGACGAATGGCCTGGGTGTCGAGGTTATATAGGCCAGGAACAATACACGGCAGAGTGCACTGGTTAGCacggcggggaagggaggaagaggggaGGTAGGAAGGGGAGGTTgaagaggaaggggaaaggaggagagggAAGGGGTAAGGAGGGGAAGGAACGCTAAGCAGTGCCGGCACTGCTTCAATAGTTTACTTTTATaatgagataaaaataaaaaactttgatATATGTCAGAACAAAAAAGTTGTTAGTGTGATATTatctaaaacatatttgaggttatttgtcgaAAGTTAAtagatggaaaaaaattaaatgccaaTATCCCATACAATATTACCCCTCCAACATTATTGTCAAATAAGTCTGTAGACAACCATTTGACTTTGTGACAGGGTCATTACGACCTCTCGCAGGAAAGTACAGCATTCACCTAGCAATTCTGAAACACATCAATGATTACATGATAAATGTGTTTCATTGTAATCAGTGGTATTTGTGAGTCACggtataaattaattatgttaaaaGCAAGCAGCCACTGAATAATTAAATCACTTgtggaattaattatttttcgcCTGTTTATAATGATAAAACCGGTTcactgttaaatttaaaaataatttcatttcgaTTTCGTATCTTAAGTACTTGACATTTCGGcttattaatataatatagagCCGCAGCACAAAATTTTGTGTCGTGGTCGTGTTcaatgtgtaaataaaaaaaaatataaagacatCGTGAAAAACCTATTATAACAGTTCGTAACCTACTCCTTCAGGCGGTAAAATACTTGTCGATATTCATAATAACTTCAGTTTGGATGAATTGGGCttccaaaatttttaattgagaCATTTTCACGGCCGTGCTTGGCCGAACATCCACCCCGCCGTGCTCAGCCGAACATCCACACGGCCGTGCTCATCCGAACATCAACCCGCTGTGCTCAGCCGAACATCCACACGGCAGTGCTCGGTAGAACATCCACCCCGCCGTGCTCAGCCGAACATCCACCCGGCTGTGCTCGGCCGAACATCCACCCTGCCATGCTCGGCCGAACATCCACCCCGCCATGCTCGGCCGAACATCCACACAGCCGTGCTCGGCCGAACATCCACACAGCCGTGCTCGGCCGAACATCCACCCTGCCATGCTCGGCAGAAACATCCACCCGGCCATGCTCGGTCGAAAATCCACCTGGTCGTGCTCGGCCGAACATCCACCCCGCCGTGCTCGGCAGAACATCCACCCGCTGTGCTCGGCCGAACATCCACCCCGCCGTGCTCGGCCGAACATTCACACGGCCGTGCTCGGCCGAACATCCACAAGCCGTGCACGGCCGAACATCCACCTCCCTGTGCTCGGTCGAATATCCACCCGGCTGTGCTCGGCAGAACATCCACACGGCCGTGCTCGGCCGAACATCCACCCTGCCGTGCTCGGCCGAACATCCACCCCCCCTGTGTTCGGTCGAAAATCCACCTGGCCGTGCTCGGCCGAACGTCCACCCCGCCATGCTCGGCCGAACATCCACCCCGCCGTGCTCGGCTGAACATCCACCCGGCTGTGCTTGGCCGAACATCCACACGGCCGTGCTCGGCCGAACATCCACCCCGCCGTGCTCGGCCGAACATCTACCCGGCTGTGCTCGACCGAAAATCCACCCCACTGTGCTCGGCCGAACATCTACCCGGCTGTGCTCGGCCGAACATCCACAAGGCCGTGCTCGGCCGAACATCCACCCCGCCGTGCTCGGCCGAAAATCCACCCCGCCGTGCTCGGCCGAACTTCCACCCCGCCGTGCTTGGCCGAACATCCACACAGCCGTGCTCGGCCGAACATCCACCCGGCTGTGCTCGGCCGAACATCCACACGGCCGTGCTCGGCTGAACATCCACCCCACCGTGCTCGGCCGAACATCTACCTGGCTGTGCTCGGCCGAACACCCACCCCACTGTGCTCGGCCGAACATCTTCCCGGCTGTGCTCGGCCGAACATCCACACTGCCGTGCTCGGCCGAACATCCACCCCGCCGTGCTCTGCCGAACATCCATTCCGCCGTGCTCGGCCGAACTTCCACCCCGCCGTGCTCGGCCGAACATCCACCCCGCCGTGCTCGGCCGAACTTCCACCCCGCCGTGCTCGGCCGAACATCCACCCAGCTGTGCTCGGCCGAACTTCCACCCCGCCGTGCTCGGCCGAACATCCACCCCGCCGTGCTCGGCCGAACTTCCACCCCGCCGTGCTCGGCCGAACTTCCACCCCGCCGTGCTCGGCCGAACATCCACCCCGCCGTGCTCGGCCGAACATCCACCCCGCCGTGCTCGGCCAAACATCCATCCCGCCGTGCTCGGCCGAACTTCCACCCCGCCGTGCTCGGCCGAACATCCACCCCGCCGTGCTCGGCCGAACTTCCACCCCGCCGTGCTCGGCCGAACATCCACCCCGCCGTGCTCGGCCGAACATCCACTCCGCCGTGCTCGGCCGAACATCCACCCCGCCGTGCTCGGCCGAACTTCCACCCCGCCGTGCTCGGCCGAACATCCACCCCGCCGTGCTCAGCCAAACTTCCACCCCGCCGTGCTCGGCCGAACATCCACCCCGCCGTGCTCGGCCGAACATACACCCCGCCGTGCTCGGCCGAACTTCCACCCCGCCGTGCTCGGCCGAACATCCACCCCGCCGTGCTCGGCCGA includes these proteins:
- the LOC134536430 gene encoding uncharacterized protein LOC134536430 yields the protein MARYATAVETKSNKAPNISMKLGPKQPNIHTAVLIRTSTRCAQPNIHTAVLGRTSTPPCSAEHPPGCARPNIHPAMLGRTSTPPCSAEHPHSRARPNIHTAVLGRTSTLPCSAETSTRPCSVENPPGRARPNIHPAVLGRTSTRCARPNIHPAVLGRTFTRPCSAEHPQAVHGRTSTSLCSVEYPPGCARQNIHTAVLGRTSTLPCSAEHPPPLCSVENPPGRARPNVHPAMLGRTSTPPCSAEHPPGCAWPNIHTAVLGRTSTPPCSAEHLPGCARPKIHPTVLGRTSTRLCSAEHPQGRARPNIHPAVLGRKSTPPCSAELPPRRAWPNIHTAVLGRTSTRLCSAEHPHGRARLNIHPTVLGRTSTWLCSAEHPPHCARPNIFPAVLGRTSTLPCSAEHPPRRALPNIHSAVLGRTSTPPCSAEHPPRRARPNFHPAVLGRTSTQLCSAELPPRRARPNIHPAVLGRTSTPPCSAELPPRRARPNIHPAVLGRTSTPPCSAKHPSRRARPNFHPAVLGRTSTPPCSAELPPRRARPNIHPAVLGRTSTPPCSAEHPPRRARPNFHPAVLGRTSTPPCSAKLPPRRARPNIHPAVLGRTYTPPCSAELPPRRARPNIHPAVLGRTYTPPCSAELPPRRARPNIHPPMLSRTYTLPCSAELPPRRARLNIRPAVLGRTSTPPCSAELPPPYARL